From a region of the Flavobacterium sediminilitoris genome:
- a CDS encoding isoprenyl transferase has protein sequence MSIETKININNLPNHLAIIMDGNGRWAKQKGLLRSLGHENGTKSVKTTVESCAKLGIKHLTLYAFSTENWNRPKLEVDTLMRLLISSLKKELKTLEKNNIRLNAVGNLTNLPSKVQKELNEVIQKTSENTRMTLTLALSYGAREELIQAVKKISDKVKNNIISNDAIDESIINEHLYTHNLPDVDLVIRTSGEHRISNFLLWQIAYAEFYFTDVLWPDFTDEDLMEAIKSYQSRERRFGKTSEQIS, from the coding sequence ATGAGTATAGAAACAAAAATAAACATAAATAATCTACCAAACCATTTAGCTATTATAATGGATGGAAATGGTAGATGGGCAAAACAAAAAGGTTTATTACGTTCATTAGGACATGAAAATGGGACAAAATCGGTTAAAACAACCGTTGAGTCTTGTGCCAAACTAGGTATTAAGCATTTAACACTTTATGCCTTTTCAACAGAAAACTGGAACAGACCAAAATTAGAAGTTGACACTCTAATGAGACTCTTAATTTCTTCTTTAAAGAAAGAATTAAAGACTTTAGAGAAAAATAATATCCGTTTAAATGCGGTTGGAAATTTAACAAATCTTCCATCCAAAGTTCAAAAAGAATTAAACGAAGTAATACAAAAAACATCTGAAAACACTAGAATGACATTGACTTTAGCTTTAAGTTACGGAGCTAGAGAAGAACTCATTCAGGCTGTTAAAAAAATTTCAGATAAAGTTAAAAATAATATAATTTCTAATGACGCTATTGACGAATCAATTATTAATGAGCATCTTTACACGCATAATTTACCAGATGTAGATTTGGTAATACGTACAAGTGGTGAACATAGAATAAGTAATTTCTTACTTTGGCAAATTGCATACGCAGAATTTTATTTTACAGATGTATTATGGCCTGATTTCACAGATGAAGATCTAATGGAAGCCATTAAAAGTTATCAAAGTAGAGAAAGACGATTTGGAAAAACAAGTGAACAAATTTCATAA
- the porG gene encoding type IX secretion system protein PorG — translation MRHNFIYIFLLFSSLAINAQINELGVFVSGSNYIGDVGPTDYISPNKPAFGIIYKWNRSPRHSWRFSYIHGELGSNDLDSDVPGRNLRGNDFENNVDEFSIGLEFNFFDFDLHQLDWAMTPYVSTGINYFIYNENYIVNKTDKLDYRHSQFAIPMIVGLKTRLFQNFILGAEIGARYSFTDNLDGSNPRNNNLRSFQFGNLNSKDWYVFSGITLTYTFGENPCFCAN, via the coding sequence ATGAGACATAATTTTATATACATATTCCTATTATTTAGTTCATTAGCTATCAATGCACAAATTAATGAATTAGGTGTTTTTGTTAGTGGATCTAATTACATTGGAGATGTTGGTCCAACGGATTATATATCGCCTAACAAACCGGCATTTGGTATTATATATAAATGGAATAGAAGCCCTAGACATTCTTGGCGTTTTTCATATATACATGGAGAACTAGGATCAAATGATTTAGACAGCGATGTTCCTGGTAGAAATTTAAGAGGTAATGACTTTGAAAATAATGTAGACGAATTTTCTATTGGGTTAGAATTTAATTTCTTCGATTTTGATTTGCACCAACTTGATTGGGCAATGACTCCCTATGTTTCTACAGGTATAAACTATTTTATATATAACGAAAATTACATCGTTAACAAAACAGATAAACTTGACTACAGACATAGTCAGTTTGCTATTCCAATGATTGTTGGTTTAAAAACCAGATTATTTCAAAATTTTATACTTGGAGCAGAAATAGGAGCTCGATACTCTTTTACTGACAATTTAGATGGGAGCAACCCTAGAAACAATAATTTAAGATCATTTCAATTCGGAAACTTAAACAGTAAAGATTGGTATGTTTTTTCAGGAATAACATTAACTTATACATTTGGGGAAAACCCATGTTTTTGTGCAAATTAA
- a CDS encoding NAD kinase, giving the protein MKIAIFGQYYQSATDEIIEKVLQVLIDNNVDIIIEEQFFNSITTSLKNKCNTYANHDELEDNIEALISIGGDGTILRAVTYVRNKKIPIVGINTGRLGFLATVQIKNIEPLLLKILSKEYTISKRSLLSLTCTPRNPDLVDLNFALNEVTVSRKDTTSMITIDTYLNGEYLTSYWADGLIISTPTGSTGYSLSCGGPVLTPEVKSLVITPIAPHNLNARPLVIPDDTEIELKVSGREEQYLVSLDSRITSVTNETLLKIKKTPFEINMIEFSEEGFLKTIRKKLLWGEDRRN; this is encoded by the coding sequence ATGAAAATTGCAATATTTGGCCAATATTATCAATCCGCCACAGACGAGATTATTGAAAAAGTTTTACAAGTCTTAATTGACAACAATGTAGACATTATCATTGAGGAACAATTTTTCAACAGTATAACAACTTCTTTGAAGAACAAATGCAATACATATGCTAATCATGACGAATTAGAAGATAATATTGAAGCACTTATCAGCATTGGTGGAGATGGAACAATATTAAGAGCGGTAACATATGTTCGTAACAAAAAAATACCTATTGTTGGAATCAACACTGGAAGGCTTGGTTTTTTAGCAACTGTGCAAATTAAAAACATTGAACCTTTACTACTTAAAATATTATCTAAGGAATATACTATTTCAAAAAGAAGCCTTCTAAGTTTAACATGTACACCCAGAAATCCTGATTTAGTTGATTTAAATTTTGCTTTAAACGAGGTTACAGTCTCCAGAAAAGATACTACTTCTATGATTACAATTGACACATATTTAAATGGAGAATATTTAACATCATATTGGGCAGACGGATTAATCATATCAACTCCAACAGGATCAACAGGTTATTCTTTAAGTTGCGGTGGACCTGTATTAACTCCTGAAGTAAAAAGCCTTGTTATTACACCTATTGCTCCACACAACTTAAACGCAAGACCATTAGTAATTCCCGATGACACTGAAATTGAATTAAAAGTCTCTGGAAGAGAAGAACAGTATTTAGTCTCTCTTGATTCTAGAATTACATCAGTAACAAATGAAACACTTCTAAAAATTAAAAAAACTCCTTTTGAAATAAATATGATTGAATTTTCTGAAGAAGGCTTTTTAAAAACAATAAGAAAAAAACTACTTTGGGGTGAAGACAGAAGAAATTAA
- a CDS encoding CBS domain-containing protein, whose protein sequence is MNSLIDFLNNDIKPLKSEEKIIDAQELFSEFPYTHFPVTEDSIYIGCITKDDSETLSSNASIGDNRHDFKRFYVRSEMIWLDVLEEFAKNETNILPVLNDQNKYIGYYELEDVIKFFHETPFLKETGNLLIIRKEANNFSMSQIAQIVESNNAKLLGLFISKIDNNFIEFTLKINLGGLNDIIQTFRRYEYEIISEHQEDTYLKNLKDRSDYLDKYLNI, encoded by the coding sequence ATGAACTCATTAATTGACTTTTTAAACAACGACATAAAACCGTTAAAGAGTGAAGAAAAGATTATCGATGCTCAAGAGTTGTTTTCTGAATTCCCATATACTCATTTTCCTGTAACTGAAGACAGTATATACATTGGATGCATAACTAAAGATGATTCTGAAACATTAAGCTCTAACGCCTCAATAGGCGATAACCGTCATGATTTCAAACGCTTTTATGTGCGTTCTGAGATGATTTGGCTAGATGTATTAGAAGAATTTGCAAAAAACGAAACAAATATTCTACCTGTTTTAAATGATCAAAATAAATATATTGGTTATTATGAATTGGAAGATGTTATTAAATTTTTCCATGAAACTCCATTTTTAAAAGAAACAGGAAACCTTTTAATAATAAGAAAAGAAGCAAATAATTTCTCTATGAGTCAAATTGCTCAAATTGTAGAAAGCAATAATGCAAAACTTTTAGGTCTTTTCATTTCTAAAATTGACAACAACTTTATAGAATTTACTTTAAAAATCAACTTAGGCGGATTAAACGATATTATACAAACATTTCGTAGATATGAATATGAAATAATATCAGAGCATCAAGAAGACACTTACTTAAAAAATTTAAAAGACCGTTCTGATTATCTTGATAAGTATTTAAATATATAA
- a CDS encoding pyridoxine 5'-phosphate synthase, protein MTKLSVNINKIATLRNSRGGNVPNLLVVATDVQRFGAEGITIHPRPDERHIRYQDARDLKPIVYTEYNIEGNPVKKFMDLVLEVKPTQVTLVPDADDALTSNAGWNTIKHKDFLVEVISEFKRNNIRTSIFIDPVVEMIDGAKNTGADRIELYTEEFAHQYSLGNEKGIEAYVKAALRANELGLGINAGHDLSLDNIKFFKDNIPNLLEVSIGHALISESLYLGIENVVNMYLQKLK, encoded by the coding sequence ATGACAAAGTTATCAGTAAATATCAATAAAATAGCAACTCTAAGGAATTCTAGAGGAGGTAATGTGCCAAACTTGTTAGTGGTTGCAACCGATGTACAACGTTTTGGAGCAGAAGGAATAACAATACATCCAAGGCCAGACGAAAGACATATCCGTTATCAAGATGCTAGAGATTTAAAACCAATAGTTTATACAGAATATAATATTGAAGGAAATCCAGTGAAGAAATTTATGGATTTAGTTTTAGAAGTTAAGCCAACTCAAGTTACTTTAGTTCCAGATGCGGACGATGCATTAACTTCAAATGCAGGATGGAATACTATAAAACATAAAGATTTTTTGGTTGAAGTGATTTCGGAATTTAAAAGAAATAATATAAGAACGTCAATTTTTATTGATCCAGTTGTTGAGATGATTGATGGTGCAAAAAATACAGGAGCAGATAGAATTGAATTATATACAGAAGAATTTGCGCATCAATATTCATTAGGAAATGAAAAAGGTATTGAGGCTTATGTGAAAGCCGCTTTGAGGGCAAATGAATTAGGGTTAGGAATTAATGCAGGGCATGATTTGAGTTTGGATAATATTAAATTTTTTAAAGATAATATCCCAAATTTATTAGAAGTATCTATTGGTCATGCTTTAATTTCGGAATCTTTATATTTAGGTATTGAAAATGTAGTAAATATGTATCTTCAAAAATTGAAATAA
- a CDS encoding alpha/beta fold hydrolase, producing the protein MIFSKIEGEGKPFLIIHGFLGMSDNWKTLGVQFAEQGFQVHLLDMRNHGRSFHSDDFNYQLMAKDVLEYCNFHQLKDAVLLGHSMGGKVAMEFACLYPEYVNKFIVADIGPKYYAPHHQDILAGLSAIDFETKPTRGEVDEILSKYISDFGTRQFLLKNLYWKEQGQLAFRFNLKALIANIVEIGKPLFDAAKFEKEVLFIRGGNSKYILDEDVPLIENQFPSMKLRTIDNAGHWLHAEQPKAFYDYVIEFIK; encoded by the coding sequence ATGATTTTTTCTAAAATAGAAGGAGAAGGAAAACCGTTTTTGATAATTCACGGTTTTTTAGGAATGTCTGACAATTGGAAAACACTAGGTGTTCAGTTTGCAGAACAAGGTTTTCAGGTACATTTGTTAGATATGAGAAATCATGGAAGAAGCTTTCATTCAGATGATTTTAACTATCAGTTAATGGCAAAGGATGTATTGGAATATTGCAACTTTCATCAATTGAAAGATGCTGTTTTGTTAGGACATTCAATGGGAGGAAAAGTTGCTATGGAATTTGCCTGTTTGTATCCAGAATACGTTAATAAGTTTATTGTGGCAGATATAGGACCGAAATATTACGCACCACATCATCAAGATATCTTGGCAGGATTGAGTGCAATTGATTTTGAAACAAAACCAACAAGAGGTGAAGTAGATGAAATATTGTCAAAATATATATCCGATTTTGGAACAAGACAGTTTTTACTAAAAAATCTATATTGGAAAGAACAAGGACAGTTAGCATTTCGCTTTAATTTGAAAGCACTAATTGCTAATATTGTAGAAATTGGAAAGCCTCTTTTCGATGCTGCAAAATTTGAAAAAGAAGTGTTATTCATAAGAGGAGGGAATTCTAAATATATTTTAGATGAAGATGTTCCTTTGATTGAGAATCAGTTCCCAAGTATGAAATTAAGGACTATTGATAACGCAGGTCATTGGTTGCATGCTGAACAGCCAAAAGCATTTTATGATTATGTTATCGAATTTATTAAATAA
- a CDS encoding OmpP1/FadL family transporter, with translation MRKLLSLTLMALASSTAFAGGYRVSIQGQKQLAMGHTGVAVVNSAEVAFFNPAGMAYLDKKFNLSVGANALFSKTRFQNSEYNWTASSDNVGTPFNVYATYKLNDWLTAGLAIYTPYGSAVEWDQDWQGAHLVNNIDLQAIFIQPSISIRVGEHFSIGGGPIYATGSVNFNRNLQPAGGFLGNADVTIDGTGISAWGYNVGMMFNPTEDIRLGLNYRSEITMEARDGDATFADVPAVAQGIFSNTKFDADLPLPAELTVGFSYKVTDKWLVAFDYNYALWSAYKSLDVDFEKPEIPDSHNPRNYKNSSTYRFGTQYMANDKFTFRAGYYIDESPVQDGYFAPETPRNDSMGFTGGLTYQFTNKLGVDLSFLYLHFDEIDNSYDYYPDGSTFGGTYKSSVFSPGIGVTYNF, from the coding sequence ATGAGAAAATTACTTTCTTTAACATTAATGGCTTTAGCGAGCTCAACTGCTTTTGCGGGCGGTTATAGAGTAAGTATTCAAGGTCAAAAGCAATTAGCTATGGGACATACAGGTGTTGCTGTAGTGAATAGTGCTGAGGTTGCTTTTTTTAACCCAGCAGGTATGGCATACTTAGACAAAAAGTTTAACTTGTCAGTAGGAGCAAATGCTTTGTTCTCAAAAACTAGATTTCAAAATTCAGAATATAATTGGACAGCTAGTAGTGATAATGTTGGAACTCCTTTTAATGTTTATGCAACATATAAATTAAACGATTGGTTAACGGCTGGTTTAGCAATTTATACACCTTATGGAAGTGCTGTAGAATGGGATCAAGATTGGCAAGGAGCACATTTAGTAAATAATATTGATTTACAAGCAATATTTATTCAACCTTCGATATCTATAAGAGTTGGAGAGCACTTTAGTATTGGTGGTGGACCAATTTATGCAACAGGATCGGTTAATTTTAATAGAAATCTTCAGCCTGCTGGTGGATTTTTAGGAAATGCAGATGTAACTATCGATGGTACAGGTATTTCTGCATGGGGATATAATGTTGGTATGATGTTTAACCCAACAGAAGATATTAGATTAGGATTAAACTACCGTTCAGAGATCACAATGGAAGCTCGTGATGGGGATGCTACTTTTGCAGATGTTCCAGCGGTGGCTCAAGGTATCTTTTCAAATACAAAATTTGATGCTGATTTACCTTTGCCTGCTGAATTAACAGTGGGATTCTCTTATAAAGTAACTGATAAGTGGTTGGTTGCATTTGATTATAATTACGCTTTATGGAGTGCTTATAAATCATTAGATGTTGATTTTGAAAAACCAGAAATTCCAGATTCACATAATCCTAGAAATTACAAAAATTCTAGTACATATAGATTTGGTACTCAGTATATGGCTAATGATAAATTTACTTTTAGAGCAGGGTATTATATAGATGAAAGTCCAGTTCAAGATGGTTATTTTGCTCCTGAAACACCAAGAAATGATTCAATGGGATTCACAGGTGGATTAACGTATCAGTTTACTAACAAATTAGGAGTTGATTTATCATTCTTATATTTACATTTTGACGAAATTGATAATTCTTACGATTATTATCCTGATGGAAGTACTTTTGGAGGTACTTATAAATCATCGGTTTTTTCTCCAGGAATAGGTGTAACATATAATTTCTAA
- a CDS encoding SGNH/GDSL hydrolase family protein has product MKNKFIYLAILAVGFTSCEPEFENDVDADYTSGEADFSSYVAIGNSLTAGYMDGTVYKSGQMNSFPNLLAQKFALVGGGAFTQPSYEDDVNNLGGFVLGGNPIVVGGVNQFKTRLVIDASEGRPENINGTSTVEISDLQATAYNNMGIPGAKSFHLGVPGYGNIAGVALGQANPYFVRHATSASATVLGDAMTKNPTFFTNWIGANDVLSYATNGGAQADGMTAAIDNNETNNTNPTTYGGNDITHVGVFASVYTGIINTLTSSGAKGVVATIPSVTSIPYFTTVPYAPLTAQGLGKPLVPPGSDLATQIAAGTAVINQLNAQLYGPLDGIFTAYGEPNRLNLLSTTSASPILIYDVDATDRSNEITAALTSTFGPALAAEIGQAFGKARQTTANDLLVLPASSVIGTPNTNASGNLAGLNLNLNGVSYPIANRWVLTANEKAKVASAITGYNNAIVSIAASKNLAVADMNAILGQLVTGLRVSSGQIYTANYFSGSATEGGVLFSLDGVHPNARGYAVITNEIIKVINQHYGSRLPLYYVSSFNGINIVPVN; this is encoded by the coding sequence ATGAAAAATAAATTTATATATTTAGCTATTCTGGCGGTTGGTTTTACATCATGTGAACCAGAATTTGAAAATGATGTAGATGCAGATTATACTTCAGGTGAAGCAGATTTCTCTTCTTATGTTGCTATTGGAAATTCTTTAACTGCTGGTTATATGGATGGAACAGTTTATAAAAGTGGTCAAATGAACTCTTTTCCTAATTTATTGGCGCAAAAATTTGCTTTAGTAGGTGGTGGTGCTTTTACTCAACCGTCTTATGAAGATGATGTTAATAATTTAGGAGGATTTGTTTTAGGAGGAAATCCTATAGTTGTAGGTGGAGTTAATCAATTTAAAACAAGATTGGTTATCGATGCTTCTGAAGGAAGACCTGAAAATATAAACGGAACGTCTACTGTAGAAATTTCTGATTTGCAAGCAACGGCTTATAATAATATGGGAATTCCTGGAGCAAAATCGTTTCATTTAGGAGTTCCTGGATATGGAAATATCGCAGGTGTAGCCTTAGGTCAAGCTAATCCATATTTTGTTAGACATGCAACTTCTGCGAGTGCAACTGTTCTAGGAGATGCAATGACTAAAAATCCAACTTTCTTTACAAACTGGATTGGAGCAAATGATGTGTTATCTTATGCTACAAATGGTGGAGCACAAGCTGACGGAATGACTGCTGCAATTGATAATAATGAAACTAATAATACTAATCCAACAACTTATGGAGGAAATGATATTACACATGTAGGTGTTTTTGCAAGTGTATATACAGGGATAATAAATACTTTGACTTCAAGTGGAGCAAAAGGAGTGGTAGCAACAATTCCAAGTGTAACATCTATTCCTTATTTTACTACCGTACCTTACGCACCTTTGACAGCTCAAGGACTGGGTAAGCCTTTAGTTCCTCCTGGAAGTGATTTAGCAACTCAAATTGCAGCAGGGACAGCAGTAATAAATCAATTGAATGCTCAATTGTATGGACCTTTAGATGGAATTTTTACTGCATATGGAGAGCCAAATAGACTTAATCTTTTATCAACGACTTCTGCTAGTCCAATATTGATTTATGATGTTGATGCAACTGATAGATCAAATGAAATTACAGCAGCTTTGACTTCTACTTTTGGTCCTGCTCTTGCGGCTGAAATAGGGCAAGCTTTTGGAAAAGCACGTCAAACTACAGCTAATGATTTGCTTGTTTTGCCAGCTTCTTCTGTAATTGGTACTCCAAATACAAATGCTTCTGGAAATTTAGCAGGATTAAATTTAAATTTAAACGGTGTGTCATATCCGATTGCAAATAGATGGGTGTTAACAGCTAATGAAAAAGCAAAAGTAGCTAGTGCAATAACAGGATATAATAATGCAATTGTGTCTATTGCGGCTTCTAAAAATTTAGCAGTTGCAGATATGAATGCAATTTTAGGACAATTAGTTACAGGTCTTAGAGTAAGTTCAGGGCAAATTTATACAGCAAATTATTTCAGTGGTTCTGCAACTGAAGGTGGTGTTTTATTCTCGTTAGATGGAGTGCATCCTAATGCTCGTGGTTACGCAGTTATAACTAACGAAATTATTAAAGTAATAAACCAACATTATGGTTCAAGACTTCCGTTATATTATGTTTCTAGTTTTAATGGGATTAATATAGTTCCTGTGAATTAA
- a CDS encoding BaiN/RdsA family NAD(P)/FAD-dependent oxidoreductase, translating into MNTKYDIIIVGGGAAGFFTAINIAEKNPFLKIAILERGKEVLSKVRVSGGGRCNVTHACFIPNELVKFYPRGERELKGPFHQFCSGDTIEWFEKHGVSLKIEEDGRMFPITDSSQTIIDCFLNATKTLNIDILTNQSMQSIFKHDDYWKVETNHDVFLCEKIVMTTGSNPKIWDIIEQMGHTIIPPVPSLFTFNIKDSRIKDLMGVSALASVKVKGTNLKSSGPLLITHWGMSGPGILRLSAWGARTLFDKKYQFILQVNWLNDITFEECLEDLKGLKETHNKKLISKFCPFDFPKRLWDSLTHASGIMNEQKWADISKKQLISLAEQLTNGQFQVNGKSTFKEEFVTAGGIDLKEVNFKSMESKLFPNLFFAGEIINIDAITGGFNFQNAWTGGFIISNAISQKN; encoded by the coding sequence ATGAATACAAAATACGATATTATAATTGTTGGTGGTGGTGCAGCAGGATTCTTTACAGCCATAAACATTGCTGAGAAAAATCCTTTTTTAAAAATAGCCATTTTAGAAAGAGGAAAAGAGGTTCTTTCTAAAGTTCGCGTTTCTGGTGGAGGACGATGTAATGTAACCCATGCTTGTTTTATTCCCAATGAGTTAGTAAAGTTTTACCCTAGAGGAGAGCGAGAATTAAAAGGACCATTTCATCAATTTTGTTCTGGCGACACAATAGAATGGTTTGAAAAGCATGGAGTGTCATTAAAAATTGAAGAAGATGGAAGAATGTTCCCTATTACAGATTCTTCTCAGACTATAATTGATTGTTTTTTAAATGCAACCAAAACATTAAACATTGATATACTTACAAATCAAAGTATGCAATCTATTTTCAAGCATGATGATTATTGGAAAGTTGAAACGAATCATGATGTATTTCTATGTGAAAAAATTGTGATGACAACTGGAAGTAATCCTAAAATATGGGACATAATAGAACAAATGGGGCATACTATTATTCCACCTGTACCTTCTTTATTTACTTTTAACATTAAAGATTCACGAATAAAGGATTTAATGGGTGTTTCTGCTCTAGCTTCTGTAAAAGTAAAAGGAACTAATTTAAAATCCTCTGGCCCATTATTAATTACACATTGGGGCATGAGTGGCCCTGGTATTTTAAGACTTTCTGCATGGGGAGCCAGAACATTATTTGATAAAAAGTATCAATTTATACTTCAGGTAAATTGGTTAAACGATATAACATTTGAAGAATGTTTAGAAGATCTAAAAGGATTAAAAGAAACCCATAATAAAAAACTAATTTCAAAATTTTGTCCTTTTGACTTTCCAAAACGATTGTGGGATAGTTTAACCCATGCTTCTGGAATAATGAACGAACAAAAATGGGCTGATATTTCCAAAAAACAATTAATCTCTTTAGCTGAGCAATTAACTAATGGTCAATTTCAAGTAAATGGAAAAAGTACTTTTAAAGAAGAGTTTGTAACTGCTGGAGGAATTGATTTAAAAGAAGTTAATTTTAAATCAATGGAAAGCAAATTATTTCCTAATCTTTTTTTTGCTGGTGAAATTATAAACATTGATGCCATTACTGGTGGTTTCAACTTTCAAAATGCTTGGACTGGTGGTTTCATTATTAGCAATGCTATTTCACAAAAAAATTAG
- a CDS encoding glycerophosphodiester phosphodiesterase, which yields MQKIGHRGAKGYTVENTLESFQKAIDLNVDAIELDVHVCKTGELIVFHDFTLERLTNGKGEISKSSLEELKKLRINEKFKIPTLIEVLDFIDRRCNVNIELKGHDTAKAVLNLVELYTKNKNWHYSNFIISSFQYDELSKFSTQNKNIPLAILTQTSVEQAIDWAIEFKADYIHPHFSLLTLDNCNFAKEKGLKINTWTVNEIEDIEHVKKYNIDGIISDFPDRI from the coding sequence ATGCAAAAAATAGGACATAGAGGTGCAAAAGGATACACTGTTGAAAACACATTAGAATCATTTCAAAAAGCAATCGATTTAAATGTTGATGCTATTGAGCTCGATGTACATGTATGCAAAACAGGAGAATTAATCGTCTTTCACGATTTTACATTAGAACGATTAACAAATGGAAAAGGTGAAATTTCTAAATCATCGCTAGAAGAACTCAAAAAGCTAAGAATTAATGAAAAATTTAAAATTCCAACGCTAATAGAGGTATTAGATTTTATAGATCGACGATGCAATGTCAATATTGAATTAAAAGGACACGATACTGCTAAAGCTGTTTTAAATTTAGTTGAATTATATACAAAAAACAAAAATTGGCACTATTCGAATTTCATTATTTCAAGTTTTCAATATGATGAACTCTCAAAATTTAGTACTCAAAATAAAAACATACCACTTGCTATTTTAACGCAAACTAGTGTAGAGCAAGCAATAGACTGGGCAATTGAATTTAAAGCTGATTATATTCATCCTCATTTTTCATTATTAACCCTAGATAATTGTAATTTTGCAAAAGAAAAAGGATTAAAAATTAATACTTGGACGGTTAATGAAATTGAAGATATTGAACATGTTAAAAAATACAACATTGACGGTATCATTTCTGATTTTCCAGATAGAATATAA
- a CDS encoding alpha-amylase family glycosyl hydrolase: MKKIIVSTFFLAFLFSCKKDNKVVEKPIIEEVKEFAQFSPEITENAIIYEANIRQYSPEGTFTQFTKDIPQLKELGVKIIWLMPIFPISETKRKATGGENSKFASEMPENEQKKYLGSYYAVSDFKAINPEFGTIEDFRELVKTAHENGIYVILDWVPNHTGWDHIWLKEHPEFYTKNNKGEITHPEGTDWTDVADLDYSNEGLQKAMTEDMKYWLKNENIDGFRCDVAGSVPTSFWQKSIPQLRKEKSIFMLAEAWEPELLKDNLFDMCYAWDGHHVMNKIAQGENNVKNWDAYIEKRVNDYESDDILMNFVDNHDENSWNGTLNERLGDASELMIALSYLTPGMPLIYSGDEYDLNHRLKFFEKDSIPKIKGKNWDIFTKLGKIKTEKTALNGGKKSASYKKINASLSEEILAFEREKNNEKILFIGNLSNNIQEFTIDINGAFKDLYHNNTITINKGGKIKLEPWQFLILE; the protein is encoded by the coding sequence ATGAAAAAAATAATTGTATCAACATTCTTTCTTGCTTTTTTATTTAGTTGCAAGAAAGACAATAAAGTAGTTGAAAAACCAATAATCGAAGAAGTTAAAGAGTTTGCCCAATTTTCGCCAGAAATAACTGAAAATGCAATAATATATGAAGCAAATATTCGACAATATTCTCCTGAAGGAACTTTTACACAATTCACAAAAGACATTCCTCAATTAAAAGAATTAGGTGTAAAAATTATTTGGCTTATGCCTATTTTTCCAATTTCTGAAACAAAAAGAAAAGCTACAGGTGGAGAAAACAGCAAGTTTGCATCAGAAATGCCAGAAAATGAACAAAAAAAATATTTAGGAAGCTATTATGCCGTATCCGATTTCAAAGCTATTAATCCTGAATTTGGAACCATAGAAGATTTTAGAGAATTAGTCAAAACCGCACATGAAAACGGGATTTATGTAATATTAGACTGGGTTCCTAATCACACTGGTTGGGATCATATTTGGTTAAAAGAGCATCCCGAATTTTACACCAAAAATAATAAAGGTGAAATCACACACCCTGAAGGAACAGATTGGACTGATGTTGCCGATTTAGATTATTCAAATGAAGGGCTACAAAAAGCAATGACAGAAGACATGAAATATTGGTTGAAAAATGAAAACATAGATGGATTTCGTTGCGATGTTGCAGGTTCGGTTCCTACCTCTTTTTGGCAAAAATCCATTCCTCAATTGCGTAAAGAAAAGTCAATTTTTATGTTAGCCGAAGCTTGGGAACCAGAATTATTAAAAGACAATTTATTTGATATGTGTTATGCTTGGGACGGACATCATGTTATGAATAAAATAGCGCAAGGAGAAAACAACGTGAAAAATTGGGATGCTTATATTGAAAAAAGAGTGAATGACTATGAATCTGATGACATTTTAATGAATTTTGTAGACAATCATGATGAAAATTCTTGGAACGGAACTCTAAATGAGCGATTAGGAGATGCTTCAGAACTTATGATTGCACTTTCTTATCTAACACCAGGAATGCCTTTAATTTATAGTGGTGACGAATATGATTTAAATCATCGTTTAAAATTCTTTGAAAAAGATTCCATTCCAAAAATAAAAGGAAAAAATTGGGACATTTTTACGAAATTAGGGAAAATAAAAACTGAAAAAACAGCACTCAATGGAGGAAAAAAGAGCGCTTCATATAAAAAAATAAACGCCTCTTTAAGTGAAGAAATTTTAGCCTTTGAGCGCGAAAAAAACAATGAAAAAATACTATTTATTGGTAATCTATCAAATAATATTCAGGAATTTACAATAGATATTAATGGTGCTTTTAAAGATCTATATCACAACAATACAATAACAATTAATAAGGGAGGAAAGATAAAGCTAGAGCCATGGCAATTCTTGATTTTAGAGTAA